A genomic stretch from Longimicrobium sp. includes:
- the mutL gene encoding DNA mismatch repair endonuclease MutL yields the protein MPRRIQVLPEKLANQIAAGEVVERPASVVKELLENALDAGASRVDVTVRNGGKTEIRVADDGHGMGREDALLAMDRHATSKIRSEHDLAAIRTLGFRGEALPSIASVSRMVLETAEREGHGTRVVVTGGQMAAVEDCARRVGTTVSVRSLFFNVPARAKFLRSTAAENRAIGEVVTTAALATPGIGFTFDSGPKDLLTLPIATGVGERIAALWGNEAAAELLPITHRLSAGALSGMIQRPNAARSGGRRTYLFVNGRPFGDRNLVRAADRAYKTTISPGVHPHLFLFLEVPDGEVDVNVHPAKAEVRFRDKIGIERLIEDGVRAALAGLESTPSIGLRQPAAYPIVPAGYGVMTAREVPSHGYGSEPSPHVPAAPSLPEAAAPAEPRAEPQMTLFVTGGGSDPASKDAGPERALPADLFAGAAPAMWQIHNTYILAETRSGIVMVDQHSAHERVLYEQIVGQFDNGGAESQRLLFPITLRLSPAEYALVEQIHGVLERAGFEVEPFGGRSIIVHAVPNPHPYFDAERCLREMIAELSDGSPLVDSARTQHQRIALSMACKGAIKAGQKLSAQEMTELFDRLFATELPYHDIHGRPTVIQLSLAELHRRFGRSG from the coding sequence ATGCCCCGCAGGATCCAGGTTCTTCCCGAAAAGCTCGCCAACCAGATCGCGGCCGGCGAAGTCGTCGAGCGACCGGCATCGGTGGTCAAGGAGCTCCTGGAGAACGCCCTGGATGCGGGTGCATCGCGGGTGGACGTCACCGTGCGCAACGGCGGCAAGACCGAAATCCGCGTGGCTGACGACGGGCACGGGATGGGCCGCGAGGACGCGTTGCTGGCCATGGACCGCCACGCCACGAGCAAGATCCGCTCGGAGCACGACCTGGCGGCCATTCGCACCTTGGGCTTCCGCGGCGAGGCGCTTCCCTCCATCGCCTCCGTCAGCCGCATGGTGCTGGAAACGGCGGAGCGCGAGGGGCACGGCACGCGGGTCGTCGTCACGGGCGGGCAGATGGCCGCCGTGGAAGACTGCGCGCGGCGCGTGGGAACGACGGTGTCGGTGCGCAGCCTGTTCTTCAACGTCCCCGCGCGCGCCAAGTTCCTGCGCTCCACGGCCGCCGAAAACCGCGCCATAGGCGAGGTCGTCACCACGGCCGCGCTGGCGACGCCGGGCATCGGCTTCACCTTCGATTCCGGCCCCAAGGACCTGCTGACGCTCCCCATCGCCACCGGCGTCGGCGAGCGGATCGCGGCGCTGTGGGGGAACGAGGCGGCGGCCGAGCTTCTTCCCATCACCCACCGGCTGAGCGCGGGCGCCCTTTCGGGGATGATCCAGCGTCCCAACGCGGCGCGGTCCGGAGGGCGGCGGACGTACCTGTTCGTCAACGGGCGCCCGTTCGGCGACCGCAACCTGGTGCGCGCGGCCGACCGGGCGTACAAAACGACGATCTCGCCCGGCGTGCATCCCCACCTGTTCCTGTTCCTGGAGGTGCCGGACGGTGAGGTAGACGTCAACGTGCACCCCGCCAAGGCCGAGGTGCGTTTCCGCGACAAGATCGGCATCGAGCGGCTGATCGAGGACGGCGTCCGCGCGGCCCTCGCCGGCCTGGAAAGCACGCCCAGCATCGGCCTGCGGCAGCCAGCGGCGTACCCTATCGTTCCCGCCGGCTACGGCGTGATGACGGCGCGCGAGGTGCCGTCGCACGGCTACGGTTCCGAGCCGTCCCCGCACGTTCCCGCGGCCCCCTCGCTCCCCGAGGCCGCGGCGCCCGCCGAGCCCCGTGCCGAGCCGCAGATGACGCTGTTCGTCACCGGCGGCGGCTCGGATCCCGCCTCGAAGGACGCCGGCCCGGAGCGCGCTCTGCCCGCGGACCTGTTCGCGGGCGCGGCGCCGGCCATGTGGCAGATCCACAACACGTACATCCTGGCGGAGACGCGTAGCGGCATCGTGATGGTGGACCAGCACTCGGCGCACGAGCGGGTGCTGTACGAGCAGATCGTGGGGCAGTTCGATAACGGGGGGGCGGAGAGCCAGCGCCTGCTGTTTCCGATCACCCTGCGCCTGTCTCCCGCCGAGTACGCGCTGGTGGAGCAGATCCACGGTGTGCTGGAGCGCGCGGGGTTCGAGGTGGAGCCGTTCGGCGGGCGGTCGATCATCGTGCACGCGGTGCCCAACCCGCATCCGTACTTCGATGCTGAGCGGTGCCTGCGCGAGATGATCGCGGAGCTTTCGGATGGGTCGCCCCTGGTGGACAGCGCGCGGACGCAGCACCAGCGGATCGCGCTGTCGATGGCGTGCAAGGGGGCGATCAAGGCGGGGCAGAAGCTGAGTGCGCAGGAGATGACGGAGCTCTTCGACCGCCTGTTCGCGACCGAGCTGCCCTACCACGACATCCACGGCCGGCCCACGGTGATCCAGCTCTCCCTGGCCGAGCTGCACCGGCGGTTCGGGCGCAGCGGATGA
- a CDS encoding TatD family hydrolase → MQFTDSHAHLADDKVFPDVEGVVARAREAGVTTIVSVATGADDARTCIQLAARFPGVYATAGIHPHRAAEYDEEVIRHIRLLLDDARVVAVGETGLDYHYDFSPRDVQRASFTRHLELSRETGKPTIVHSREADDDMRALLREAGQGTVGVLHSFSSGRALLEEALAMGWYASFSGMVTFKKYEGADFVRMVPSDRILVETDTPYLAPVPHRGKQNQPAFVPHTAARCAELRGEDPAEFAARTVENARRFYGLQ, encoded by the coding sequence ATGCAGTTCACGGATTCACACGCGCACCTCGCAGACGACAAGGTCTTTCCCGATGTCGAGGGCGTCGTCGCCCGGGCACGTGAGGCGGGGGTGACTACGATCGTGAGCGTCGCGACGGGGGCCGACGATGCGCGGACGTGCATCCAGCTGGCGGCGCGGTTCCCGGGGGTGTACGCCACGGCCGGCATCCATCCGCACCGGGCCGCGGAGTACGACGAGGAAGTGATCCGGCACATCCGGCTGCTGCTGGACGACGCTCGCGTGGTGGCGGTCGGCGAGACGGGGCTGGACTACCACTACGACTTTTCGCCGCGCGACGTGCAGCGGGCCTCGTTCACGCGGCACCTGGAGCTGTCGCGCGAAACGGGAAAGCCGACCATCGTGCACTCGCGCGAGGCGGACGACGACATGCGCGCCTTGCTGCGTGAGGCGGGGCAGGGGACCGTGGGCGTGCTCCACTCCTTTTCCAGCGGACGCGCACTGCTGGAGGAGGCCTTGGCGATGGGCTGGTACGCGTCGTTTTCGGGGATGGTAACCTTCAAGAAGTACGAAGGCGCCGACTTCGTCCGCATGGTGCCCTCGGATCGCATCCTCGTGGAGACGGATACGCCGTACCTGGCGCCCGTCCCGCATCGGGGAAAGCAGAACCAGCCCGCGTTCGTTCCCCACACGGCGGCCCGCTGCGCCGAACTCCGCGGCGAAGACCCCGCCGAGTTCGCCGCTCGAACGGTGGAGAACGCGCGCCGGTTTTACGGCCTGCAATAG
- a CDS encoding nucleoside triphosphate pyrophosphatase yields MYIEPIDSPTPPPLVLASQSPRRAELLGRLALPFETLPADIDESYLSGETPPQHAERLSREKAQKIAAQRPEAIVIGSDTIVVIDGEVLGKPRDQEHAVEMLTRLSGREHEVCTGVAIAHGTRVETGLARVRVRFRDLDERTWMEYVVTGEPMDKAGAYGIQGFGSAVVESIDGDYFAVMGLPVVLMLELIERFGWRYAFGTLVKS; encoded by the coding sequence ATGTACATCGAACCGATCGATTCGCCCACGCCGCCGCCGCTGGTGCTGGCCTCGCAGTCGCCCCGCCGCGCCGAGCTGCTGGGTCGCCTGGCGCTGCCCTTCGAAACGCTCCCGGCCGACATCGACGAGAGCTACCTGTCGGGCGAAACGCCGCCGCAGCACGCGGAGCGGCTTTCGCGCGAAAAGGCGCAGAAGATCGCGGCGCAGCGTCCGGAGGCCATCGTGATCGGCTCCGATACCATCGTGGTGATCGACGGCGAGGTGCTGGGCAAGCCGCGCGACCAGGAGCACGCGGTGGAGATGTTGACGCGCCTTTCCGGCCGGGAGCACGAGGTGTGCACCGGCGTAGCCATCGCGCACGGCACCCGCGTGGAAACGGGGCTGGCGCGTGTAAGGGTGCGCTTCCGCGACCTGGACGAGCGCACGTGGATGGAGTACGTGGTCACGGGCGAGCCGATGGACAAGGCCGGCGCGTACGGCATTCAGGGATTCGGCTCGGCGGTCGTGGAGTCGATCGATGGCGACTACTTCGCGGTCATGGGCCTGCCGGTGGTGCTGATGCTCGAGCTGATCGAGCGCTTCGGGTGGCGCTACGCGTTCGGCACCTTGGTCAAGAGCTGA